GAAGCCGAGTTCTTCGGCTTCGCGCCCGGCGCCTTCACCGGCGCCGACCGCAAGGGCCGCGAAGGCAAGTTCAAGCTGGCCGACGGCGGCAGCCTGTTCCTCGACGAGATCGGCGACATGCCGCTGGGCCTGCAGGCCAAGCTGCTGCGTGCGCTGCAGGAAGGCGAGATCGAGCCGCTGGGCTCCAACAAGCTCGTGCCCTTCGATGCGCGCGTGATCGCCGCCACCTCGCGCGACCTGCCCGAGCTGGTGCGGCGCGGGCAGTTCCGCGAAGACCTTTACTACCGCCTCAACGTGCTGCCGCTGCGCGTGCCGCCATTGCGCGAGCGGCGCGCGGATATTCCCGCGCTGGTCGAGGCACTGGGTGAAGACATGGCGCTGCGCAGCGGCGAGGCGCCGCCCGAGCTCACGCCCGACGCGCTCGCGCTGCTCGCGGGCCAGCACTGGCGCGGCAACATCCGCGAGCTGCGCAACGTGCTGGAGCAGGTGACCATGCGCAGCGACTCGCAGCGCATAGACGCCGTGCAGCTCGAACGCATCCTGCGCGAAGCCGGGCTGGACCAGATTGCGCCGCCTGACGCCATGCAGCAGTTGTCGGGCGACGAAGAGGGTGCGCTGCTGCGGCCGCTGGCCCAGCAGATTGCGGAGCTAGAGCACAAGGCCATTGCCGCCGCGCTCGCGAGCACGGGCGGCAACAAGCTCGCCACCTCGCGGCTGCTCGGCATTTCGCGCGCTACGCTGTATGAGCGCATGACGAATCCGGGTCGCTGAAGAAGCGTTCAGGCCTGCGGGCCGGCCGCGTTCGGCAACAAAGCTGCAACACGGTGAAATTTGTGCGCAAAGCGGCTTGTGGAAGCTGCGGGTTTTAACCTGCAAGAAACCCCACATGAAAACCTTCGGCGCCCACCCCGAATCGCAGCACCACGGCCACAGCCTGGCAGAAGACCTTCCGCGCATGGAGGCACAACTCCTGGAGCGCCGCCGAGCCTTGCTCTGGCTTTCTTCCTCGGCGTTGCTGGCCAGTTGCGGTGGGGGCGGCGGCAGCGATTCGAGCGGCGCCAGTGCGCTGACCGCTGCTGCCGTAAGCGCCGCGGCGACGTCGGGCACCACGGCAGCCAGCACGAGTACGACCTCCAGCACGTCGACCAGCACAACCACCACGACCAGCAGCAGCGCGTGCCCCGCCTTGCCCGCGGAGACGTCCGGCC
This is a stretch of genomic DNA from Variovorax paradoxus. It encodes these proteins:
- a CDS encoding sigma-54 interaction domain-containing protein translates to MPAAPTAPPTLPLDAEGILALAARSMFHLFSSISQGMFLVDSSGRIVWVNEGYRRFLPALGFSSIDQFMGHMVEDVIPNTQMRRVLETGEPILIDLLTNKAGTFVVSRIPLREERGGGEGGMGDVIGAIGIVLFDQPETTLQPLISKFALLQRDLDDARRELASQRNNPLYQHAPDGQRRSKYTFASFIGSSPAAVEVKRHARRAAQSASPVLLLGETGTGKELLAHAIHASSARAKGQFVSVNIAAVPDTLLEAEFFGFAPGAFTGADRKGREGKFKLADGGSLFLDEIGDMPLGLQAKLLRALQEGEIEPLGSNKLVPFDARVIAATSRDLPELVRRGQFREDLYYRLNVLPLRVPPLRERRADIPALVEALGEDMALRSGEAPPELTPDALALLAGQHWRGNIRELRNVLEQVTMRSDSQRIDAVQLERILREAGLDQIAPPDAMQQLSGDEEGALLRPLAQQIAELEHKAIAAALASTGGNKLATSRLLGISRATLYERMTNPGR